CGCCATCCGATACGTACCCGTAATCACGGGATCGCCGTCAGTCGCCACCACGCCGCGCGCGACCAGGTCCTCCAGATGCGCCAGCACGGAATAGCCGGCGGCCGTCGTCAGCCTCGGATCGATGCCGATATAGATCGCCCGCACCATGGTCGGGATATCGGCCTCGCCCTTGGCGAGGCGATGCAGGATCGACGCCTCGCGCGCCTTGCGGTGGCGGATCAGGAACCGCACGAAACGCGGCCCGTCCGGAATCTCGGGCCCATGGCCGGAGAAATAGAGATCCTCCTCGCGGCCGGCGAGCCGTTCGAGTGAGTCCATGTAGTCGATCATCGAGCCGTCGGGCGGCGCCACGATCGAGGTCGACCAGCCCATGACGTGATCGCCGACGAAGTTGAATTTTCGTTCGGGCCAGGCAAACGCAAGGTGGTTCGCGGTATGGCCGGGCGTCGCCACCGCCTCGAGCCGCCAGCCCGCGCCTTCGATGACGTCGCCATGGGCGATCCTGACATCGGGCACGAAATCGCGGTCGGCGCCGGACTCCGGATTATGCTTCTCGCTCTCGAAGCGCGGCCGCGAGGCGCGGTGCGGACCCTCGGCATAGACGGTGGCGCCGGTCGCCTGCTTGATCCGCGCCGTGTTCGGCGAGTGGTCGCGGTGGGTGTGGGTGACGAGGATATGGCTCACGGTCTCGCCGCGCACGGCATCGAGCAGCGCGGCCGCATGGGCCTCACTGTCCGGACCGGGATCGATGATCGCGACGTTGCCGGTGCCGACGATGTAACTGACCGTGCCGGTGAAGGTGAACGGGCTCGGATTGTCGCAGAGCACGCGCCGCACGCCCGCACGCACTTCCTCGACGATTCCGGGCTTCAGCGGAAAGTTGCGGTTGAACGGGACGTCGTCGTTGTCGGACATGGCACTTCCTGTACGTACCGCCACACTCTTCGTCATACCCCGCGAAGGCGGGTTATCCAGTGCGCCGCCCGAGGCGAAGGCGAGGTCTCTGGGATACTGGATCGTCCGCTTGAGTGCGCAATTGCGCACAAGGCGGACGATGACAGCGGAAGTCCGACTTCCGTGGCGCTCAGAAAAACGCCTGAATGCCGGTGATCGCACGGCCGAGGATCAGGGCGTGGACGTCGTGGGTGCCCTCGTAGGTGTTGACCGTCTCGAGGTTATGGACGTGCCGCATCACCTGGTACTCGATCGAGATGCCATTGCCGCCGTGCATGTCGCGCGCCTGGCGAGCGATGTCGAGCGCCTTGCCGCAATTGTTGCGCTTGACGATCGAGATCATCTCGGGCGCGAACTTGCCCTCGTCCATCAGGCGGCCGACGCGCAATGAAGCCTGCAAGCCCAGCGCAATCTCGGTCTCCATGTCGGCGAGCTTCT
The DNA window shown above is from Bradyrhizobium sp. CB1650 and carries:
- a CDS encoding MBL fold metallo-hydrolase; the protein is MSDNDDVPFNRNFPLKPGIVEEVRAGVRRVLCDNPSPFTFTGTVSYIVGTGNVAIIDPGPDSEAHAAALLDAVRGETVSHILVTHTHRDHSPNTARIKQATGATVYAEGPHRASRPRFESEKHNPESGADRDFVPDVRIAHGDVIEGAGWRLEAVATPGHTANHLAFAWPERKFNFVGDHVMGWSTSIVAPPDGSMIDYMDSLERLAGREEDLYFSGHGPEIPDGPRFVRFLIRHRKAREASILHRLAKGEADIPTMVRAIYIGIDPRLTTAAGYSVLAHLEDLVARGVVATDGDPVITGTYRMAG